In Thermofilaceae archaeon, the genomic stretch CGTTGGGCGAGATCATTGGGCCGCTCCTGAAACCCATGTCGTCGCCCATCGTCAGGGCACCGACCCTCTCGCACTCGGCGGCCGCCTTGCAGAGCTCCTCGAGAACGCGGCCCACCCTCTCGAAGAGCTCCCTCACGAAAGCACGATCCCTGTAGAGAGCCCTCGAGAACGGTGCAAAGCCCATCAGCCAAGTCACATTCTCAAAAACGCCGCCGGGGGTTAACGGGATGAAGGCCATTCGCTCCGGCAGCAGTCTGGAGACGACGCCGTAGTAGACCATGAACGTCTCAACAACCGCGCTCGGATCGGGCCACGGGTAGTTCTCCAGGTCCTCGCGCTTCTCTATCGTACCTCTGAACTCGTCGTTCCAGGCCCTCTTGGGCCTGCGGAGCGGCGCGGTGTCGTCGGCCAGCAGCACGTTAGTCCGTGGGAAGGGGGTCGGTATGGACAGCGTGACGTAGTCGTAGCCTAAACCACCGTAGAAGCGCACCAGCACCCTCACGTTGTGCTCAACCGTTCTCAAGAGCTTGGCCCTTCCATCGGGAGAGCTCAACTCGGATACTGCCTCGTGGACGCTCGCTGGCCCCGGCGCCAGTTTTTCACCCGTTAGAGCCTCGACAACCTCCGCGTCGGCGTAGAGGTCGTAAAAGGGGACCCTATCGGGAGGCTCCTCGAGGTGAAGCACCGAGAGAAGCCGCTCAAAGTTCGACTCCGACACGAATTAGATTGGGGGAGCACAGTTAAAACCCTTTGGTGGGATCCCCAAGCTGAGGGATGAGGCACGTCGAGCTGAACCGTGATGCGATTGGTCTTTGCTGACAACCGCTCGCGCTTGAAGGTCTGCGCTTGGGCTCACTCGAGCTTTACCGCATCACTCAACTTGCTCGCTGCTACGCTCAGCGTAACGTAGTCGCCGACCCCCTTGACGTGGGTCGGGCTCACCGAGCCTCGCGGTCTAAGGGAAAAGCGTACCCCGATCGCTCTGGCGGCGTCACGGCTTAAGCGGAGGACGAGCTTCGTGACAACCCAATTCTCGATCTCGAGGTCCTCGATCCGGCCGATGCTCACCCCGTCCTCAGTGACAACCTCCTTCCCTATTATGTCCTTCACCCGCACGATCAATCCGCCCGCCTACGAGAGACCTTCTCAACGCTTAAAAGTTGCGTGGAGGGGGGAGTACATGCGAAGCTTGTTTAGCGATGCCAGGTACGCCTACGAGCTCGCCCTGCGCTTGTCCTCTGAGCCGCGCTTCACGGGGAGCGAGGGTGAAGCTAGGGCGCGCGAGCTGGTCGTGAGGGAGCTGTCCAGCATGGGCTACGACGTCAAGCTGGAGCCCTTCAAGGTGAAGGTGTACGAGATTCGGAGGGCGGAGCTGGAGGCCCTCGAGCCCGAGCGGCGCAGCGTTGAGTGCGCCGGTGTGGGCTTCAGCGGCGAGACGGGTGAGGAAGGGGTTGAAGGCGAGCTCGTCTACATCGAGGGGGGCGATCCGGCGCTCGTCCCGAGCTCCACGGGCTGGATCGGTCTCGCCTCGGCGAGGCCCGACAAGGAGGGGTGGCGGAAGCTGGCCGGCAGGGCTTTGGGCCTCGTGATCGCCGAGGGCTCGCCCCACAGGCAGCTGAGCCGAGTCGACGTGCCCCACGAGTGGAGGGAGAAGTTCGGCAACCTGCCCGCAGTCTACGTGAGGTACAGCGACGCGCTGAAGATGCTCGAGGCTAAGCGCGCAAGGCTCGTCCTGGTCCAGGAGTACAGGGAGGTGGAGGCCTTCAACGTGGTTGCTGAGAGGCGGGGGTCGAAGTACCCGGATGAGGTCGTGTACGTGACGGCGCACCTCGACAGCGTTTACGGTGTGCGGGGCGCCGTTGACA encodes the following:
- a CDS encoding uroporphyrinogen decarboxylase family protein, with product MSESNFERLLSVLHLEEPPDRVPFYDLYADAEVVEALTGEKLAPGPASVHEAVSELSSPDGRAKLLRTVEHNVRVLVRFYGGLGYDYVTLSIPTPFPRTNVLLADDTAPLRRPKRAWNDEFRGTIEKREDLENYPWPDPSAVVETFMVYYGVVSRLLPERMAFIPLTPGGVFENVTWLMGFAPFSRALYRDRAFVRELFERVGRVLEELCKAAAECERVGALTMGDDMGFRSGPMISPNALRELVLPWQKRCADAVHRCGKPFILHSCGNLKVIMEDLISYVGIDAKHSFEDAAYPVTEYKELYGDRIALLGGVDMDKLARMPTDLFVEYVKEVLRKCAPGGGYALGCGNSVANYVKLENYLAMLEVGRKYGRYPIR
- a CDS encoding M28 family metallopeptidase: MRSLFSDARYAYELALRLSSEPRFTGSEGEARARELVVRELSSMGYDVKLEPFKVKVYEIRRAELEALEPERRSVECAGVGFSGETGEEGVEGELVYIEGGDPALVPSSTGWIGLASARPDKEGWRKLAGRALGLVIAEGSPHRQLSRVDVPHEWREKFGNLPAVYVRYSDALKMLEAKRARLVLVQEYREVEAFNVVAERRGSKYPDEVVYVTAHLDSVYGVRGAVDNAGGSALAVAIARALSNVPLKRTLRFVLFSGEELGLRGSLAHVEARKDEMRNAVLVVNLDVHGGAMGTTRAIVTGSKSLRHSIEFLAKKLGVKVEVSEDVMSSDSASFARLGVPSVNVFRASGANAGMHTVEDSPELLHPSSFELPGLLALHIVREVADAEEVPFEREIPEEVKRKVDDYFRKRLGIFE
- a CDS encoding PRC-barrel domain-containing protein codes for the protein MRVKDIIGKEVVTEDGVSIGRIEDLEIENWVVTKLVLRLSRDAARAIGVRFSLRPRGSVSPTHVKGVGDYVTLSVAASKLSDAVKLE